GTTGATTCCGACGAACCGCACCCCCTGGTCCGCGTACGCAGCCGACGTGGCGGCCAGGATCGGTGCCTCCTCACGGCACGGCGCACACCACGAACCCCACACGTTGATCACCACGACATCGCCGCGCCATGCGGCGATGTCGATCGCCTCACCAGTCAGCCCGGTTCCCGACAGGGCCACCGGTTCGCCTCGGTCCTCGGGTGCGTATTCCGTCACCGTCCTGTTGCCCGCAGCCACCGGGGACCGTTCTGCCGCCGGGCCTTGGCCTGCCGACAGGAAGCCGGCCAGCTGGACCGCCACCACAGCTCCGGTGACGACGACCAGGGCCAGGAGGATTGCCCGCGGGCCGGTCAGTGGCCGGCCCGACCGTGCCGGGGCGGCCGAGCCTTGAGCCGGAGGTCCGCCGGCTGCGGTCGGCTCATCCACTGACGGACGCCTTCATCAGCTCAGACTCTGCCGCCCACAGACTCTCATCCGGTGCGGCGACGCCCAGGGCGTCCAGTAGCGCCGCGCCCAGGGATGTCAGCCGGCACATGACCAGCTTGCCTTGTCGGCGGGAGGTCACCAGGCCAGCGCGGCGCAAGACGCGCAGGTGGTGCGAGACCAGGTTCGGCGCGGCCCCGACGACCCACGCCAAATCGCAGACACACAACTCGGCCCCCAGGGCCAGGGCCATCGCCGTGCGAAGGCGCACCGGGTCCGCCAGTGCCTTGGCAGTAACCGCCATCGCCTGGGAGCGGTGCGCCTTCGGCAGGGCTGCGCGGACCGACTCGGCGCGCGCCACGTCCAGGCACAGCAGGTCGCACGCCTCGGCCGTCATGCGGTCATGGTAGCGAGCGTTGATGTGAGCACCGGCCGCCGATCGTGCTGGTGGCCACTACCGACGCGAGGCCCGCGCGAGTGCCACTCACCCGATCCCGCTCGTGCCGTCCCCGCTCGGTGTTGCGGGTGTCGGGTGGCGCAGGGTGACCAGCACCAGCAAAGCGACGCCGGTGACGATCGCGGTGTCGGCGATGTTGAAGGTCGGGAACCACCCGCTGTGCAGGTAGTCGGTGACCACCCCGTCCCCAGCCCGGTCCACGACGTTCGCGATCGCCCCACCCAGGACCAGGGCGAGGGCAGGCAACCGCCCGCGCGAAAGAGCGGCGCCGGTCCGCCAGGCGACCACACCGACCGCAGCGGTGACGAGCGCGGTGATAGTGAGCACGAGCCAGGTCGGGACGCCAGCCCCGACGGAGAATGCCACCCCCGCGTTGTAGGCCAACCTCAGCTCGACCGGACCCAAAGGGATGACCCGCTCCTGCAGCGAACCCACTGCCCAGGCCTTGACGCCCAGGTCGACAGCGGCCAACGCAGCAGCGCCCAGCCCTGCCGCCAGGCGCCGCCGCGTCGGGCTGGCCAAGCCCCGTTTCTCCTCCCTTGCGGTGCCAGCGGTCACCGCGTAGCCAGCGCCGGACGCTCGACGGCCGCAGCAGTCCCCGTGATGGCCTGCGGCAGTGGGCGAGTGCGGCCGGCGCGGACGCCGTTAGCGATCACTACGACCTCGGCCACCTCGTGCACGAGGACCACGGCGGCCAGGCCCAGGACACCGGTCAGGGCCAGGGGCATGAGCACGATGATGATCGCCAGGGACAGCCCGACGTTCTGCAGCATGATGCGCCTGGCCCTGCGGGCGTGGGCGAACGCCTGGGGCAGGTGACGCAGGTCCTCACCCATGAGCGCGACGTCGGCGGTCTCGATCGCCACGTCGGTGCCCATCGCTCCCATCGCGATGCCGAGGTCGGCGGTCGCCAGCGCGGGGGCGTCGTTGACGCCGTCACCGACCATCGCGGTGCGGCGCTGGGTGCGCAGCTGGGCGACCAGTGCGGCCTTGTCCTCCGGGCGCAGGTCCGCGTGGACCTCGTCGATGCCGACCTCGCGGGCCAGGGCGGTCGCGGTCAGCGTGTTGTCGCCGGTGAGCATGGCGACGTGGTAGCCATCGCGGCGCAGCTGGGCCACGACCTGCGCGGCCTCGGGCCGCAGCTCGTCGCGCACGGCGACCGCACCGAGCAGCGAGCCGTTCTCCTCGATCAGGACGGCGGTCGCGCCGGCCTGCTGCATCCGCTCCACCTCAGCGGCCAACGACCCGGCGTGGACCCAGCCCGGTCGCCCGAGCCGGACCGGCCGACCCTCGAACGTCCCGGTCAGGCCCGCCCCCGGGACGGCCTCCACGTCGCTGGCAGGGCTGACCGCGGGGACGGCGGCCAGGATGGCCCGTGCCAGGGGGTGCTCGCTGCGTGCTTCGAGGGCGGCCGCGACCTGCAGGACGCGCTCCTGGGTGCAGCCGGGCGCGGCGGCGACGGCCACGACGGCAGGGGCGTTGCGGGTCAACGTCCCGGTCTTGTCCAGGGCGACCCCGCGGATGGCACCGAGGGCCTCCACGGCCGCGCCGCCCTTGATGAGCACACCCTGCTTGGAGGCGGCCCCGACGGCGGCGACCACGGAGACCGGCACGGAGATCGCCAGGGCGCACGGGGACGCTGCGACGAGCACAACCAAGGCCCGCTCGATCCACGTGCCCGGGTCGCCCAGCAGGCTGCCGACGACGGCGATGAGCGCCGCGGCGATCATCACACCGGGCACCAGCGGCTTGGCGATGCGGTCCGCCAGGCGTTGGGCTTCGCCCTTGCGGGACTGCTCGGCCTCGACGATCCGCACGATCCGCGCCAGGGAGTTGTCCTGCGCGGTGGTGGTCACCTCCACCTCGAGGACGCCGGATCCGTTGATCGACCCCGCGTAGACGTTCTGCCCAGGTCCGGCCTCCACGGGCACCGACTCACCGGTGATCGCCGAGACGTCCAGGGCGGTGCGACCGGTGCGGATGATCCCGTCGGTGGCGACCCGCTCCCCGGGCCTGACCACCATCAGGTCCCCCATGCCCAGCTCAGCCGGAGCCACCGCGGTCTCTGCACCGTCGCGCAGCACCGTCGCGGTAGCGGGCACGAGGTTCAGCAGCGCCCGCAGGCCGCGGCGGGTGCGGGCCAGGGAGTACTCCTCCAGGCCCTCGCTGATGGAGAACAGGAACGCCAGCGCGGCCGCCTCGGCGACCTCACCGAGCAGCACCGCGCCGATCGCGGCGATCGTCATCAGGGTCCCGACGCCGATCTTGCCCTTGACCAGTCGCCCGATCGTGCTGGGGACGAACGTCCACCCGCCGACCAGCAGCGCCACCCAGTTCAGCACCGTCGCAACGGCGGACTGATCCCTGGACCCTGCGACCAGGCCCGCCACGAGCAGCACGCCGGCGACGGCGGCGAAGCGGAGCTCGCTGACCTCCCACAGCCGCTCGGCCTCGTGCTCCTCGGCTTCCTCGCCGCCGGGGGTGGTCTCGTCGTCGCTGCAGCCGCAGGCGTCGCTCATCGTGCA
The Cellulomonas gilvus ATCC 13127 DNA segment above includes these coding regions:
- a CDS encoding heavy metal translocating P-type ATPase, whose product is MSDACGCSDDETTPGGEEAEEHEAERLWEVSELRFAAVAGVLLVAGLVAGSRDQSAVATVLNWVALLVGGWTFVPSTIGRLVKGKIGVGTLMTIAAIGAVLLGEVAEAAALAFLFSISEGLEEYSLARTRRGLRALLNLVPATATVLRDGAETAVAPAELGMGDLMVVRPGERVATDGIIRTGRTALDVSAITGESVPVEAGPGQNVYAGSINGSGVLEVEVTTTAQDNSLARIVRIVEAEQSRKGEAQRLADRIAKPLVPGVMIAAALIAVVGSLLGDPGTWIERALVVLVAASPCALAISVPVSVVAAVGAASKQGVLIKGGAAVEALGAIRGVALDKTGTLTRNAPAVVAVAAAPGCTQERVLQVAAALEARSEHPLARAILAAVPAVSPASDVEAVPGAGLTGTFEGRPVRLGRPGWVHAGSLAAEVERMQQAGATAVLIEENGSLLGAVAVRDELRPEAAQVVAQLRRDGYHVAMLTGDNTLTATALAREVGIDEVHADLRPEDKAALVAQLRTQRRTAMVGDGVNDAPALATADLGIAMGAMGTDVAIETADVALMGEDLRHLPQAFAHARRARRIMLQNVGLSLAIIIVLMPLALTGVLGLAAVVLVHEVAEVVVIANGVRAGRTRPLPQAITGTAAAVERPALATR
- a CDS encoding TlpA family protein disulfide reductase; its protein translation is MAVQLAGFLSAGQGPAAERSPVAAGNRTVTEYAPEDRGEPVALSGTGLTGEAIDIAAWRGDVVVINVWGSWCAPCREEAPILAATSAAYADQGVRFVGINVRDNSAAAIAFEESYGINYPSIDDSNGKALLSLAEHLPGAGVPVTLLLDRDGRPAARVLGAVQESTLTALVDTVLAAPIAGSS
- a CDS encoding signal peptidase II, producing the protein MASPTRRRLAAGLGAAALAAVDLGVKAWAVGSLQERVIPLGPVELRLAYNAGVAFSVGAGVPTWLVLTITALVTAAVGVVAWRTGAALSRGRLPALALVLGGAIANVVDRAGDGVVTDYLHSGWFPTFNIADTAIVTGVALLVLVTLRHPTPATPSGDGTSGIG
- a CDS encoding ArsR/SmtB family transcription factor yields the protein MTAEACDLLCLDVARAESVRAALPKAHRSQAMAVTAKALADPVRLRTAMALALGAELCVCDLAWVVGAAPNLVSHHLRVLRRAGLVTSRRQGKLVMCRLTSLGAALLDALGVAAPDESLWAAESELMKASVSG